The Amyelois transitella isolate CPQ chromosome 20, ilAmyTran1.1, whole genome shotgun sequence genome has a segment encoding these proteins:
- the LOC132902935 gene encoding uncharacterized protein LOC132902935, with translation MIEKIVIDSDLDCQLNQRDLFEDSYYSALSRAEYLLNRAEVSDGSSVCHSKIKSIKLPVISMPTFDGSYEHWLEFRDTFMSLVHNSNEISDIQKFHYLKSSLKGSAELVIDSVEFSASNYTIAWELLLNRYNNSSMLIHNHVKALFTIQKLTKESYHMLRRLIDTILKNLRALKMLGEPTEHWDTLVIFIVTSKLDETTEREWEQYKCTIRKHNETKSSLKVDDLLTFLRDRAEMLETLQASHSKINLDSKKQTTHKAQCNVSTKSQQSRTTYKKPCLMCYNDHALYSCPKFLDANIDTKLHFIATNKLCENCLRSGHTLETCKFGPCRKCNRKHNTLIHSDTSNDAQVMTLHSNCNNREPRDVPTAPATPAVPAVDVPMHRSSTAQVNKPHIDNTRYTFNNQSVKSINSVLLSTAMIEIADNHNNYHIARCLLDSGSQLCFLSKDLCTKLNVTLIQSTCEIRGIGNSVTNSTQICDVKIRSRTGAYSTSLKCFVLPYISCTLPAVAYDQNELFIPEHIQLADPLFYESHNIDILIGAEIFWDLLCEGKIRLPNGPVLQNTKLGWIISGPIHSNTHNIDRSFQCNFSHAIEIQLRQFWELEELPKASLTHTDDERACEEHFINTTTRTSDGRFCVHLPLQKSPASLGESYTQAKIRFLVLERRLERNITYKKLYTDFIHEYLDLGHMKKVSSYGTPHYFLPHHGVYREHSSSTRLRVVFDGSAATSNGVSLNDIQLVGPPLQSELFDILLRFRRYRFTACADIQKMYRQCLLHESQRDMQLIVWRDNPSEPLSMYQLNTVTYGMAASPYLAVRCLKQLALECTDPDVKRIISEDFYVDDMITGWDDKHELLSFCNKTSKCLQSGCFPLRKWTFNFQCDQSSGPFSAGKELTLGDTVQCKTLGLGWYNTSDEFYFNTQFKSDTNKITKRSILSHISQIFDPLGLVSPIIIIVKILLQRLWLLQLGWDDVVPSDVLLTWTKFANALSELNTIRVPRHVINTTATHSELHIFTDASQVAYGACIYVRSVSSDNNSLVRLLCSKSKVAPLKPVSIPRLELCGALLGARLYDKVNKALHLQFKNIMFWTDSTIVLGWLHMPPNLQKTFVQNRTSEIHELTRELPWRHVSGKNNPADLVSRGMSLEDLSTSTLWWEGPAYLRQPDFRCDLVPSFINGLPDELPELKSGVTLSAVPDKVSESSLFPFYRFSQFNRMRRAVAYVNRFIYNSRNTNNPRSGVLCVDELRESDITLARLSQLESFPVEYMSLTKNNCLGHKHNLAKLSLFIDHNKLIRVGGRISNSQIFSLDKKHPILISGSHPFATLLFRYEHTRLLHAAPQALLYNLRETWWPISGRNLARKVVHNCIVCKRLRGKTPTPLMGNLPMERLDATFPFMRCGVDYAGPMLMLNRRGKGSRTTKCYICIFICFVTRAIHLELVSDLSTEGYLLALKRFISRRGKPLEIFSDNGRNFVGLMNEFKKFINNCSSEIIDYAISQNIKFTFLPPYSPNFGGLWEAGVKSCKYHLRRVVGNAHLTFEEFSTVLVQIEAVLNSRPLSPMSTDPQDFTPLSPAHFLLGRPLTAPACEDVTEISTNRLTRYQRVEQIRQHFWSRWAKEYVSELQARTKRTKDDTPLKPGMLVVIKDDNLPPLKWHLGRIIDIFPGKDGVARVADIRTSTGIVKRSVQQDMSFARVAENTLKARASKAGGMLEHIYINKEY, from the coding sequence atGATTGAGAAGATAGTGATAGACTCTGATTTAGATTGCCAATTAAATCAACGAGATTTATTTGAGGATAGCTATTATAGTGCCTTGTCACGAGCTGAATACTTACTTAACCGAGCCGAAGTCTCTGATGGCTCCAGTGTGTgtcatagtaaaataaaatcaattaaattaccTGTCATATCTATGCCTACATTCGATGGTTCATATGAGCATTGGCTCGAGTTTCGAGATACATTTATGTCTTTAGTTCATAATTCTAATGAAATTAGCgatattcaaaaatttcattaccTAAAATCCTCATTAAAGGGCAGTGCGGAGTTGGTTATAGATTCTGTGGAGTTCTCAGCCAGCAATTATACTATAGCATGGGAATTACTTCTCAATAGATACAATAATAGCAGTATGTTAATACACAACCATGTTAAGGCCTTATTTACCATTCAGAAATTAACTAAGGAGTCGTACCACATGCTCAGGCGCCTAATTGATACAATACTTAAGAATTTAAGAGCTTTAAAAATGCTTGGTGAACCCACTGAGCACTGGGATACACTGGTCATATTCATAGTCACTTCTAAATTAGATGAAACTACTGAACGCGAGTGGGAGCAATATAAGTGTACTATTCGTAAACACAATGAAACTAAATCATCACTAAAGGTGGATGATCTACTCACCTTTCTCAGGGACCGTGCTGAGATGTTGGAAACATTGCAAGCCTCTCATAGTAAGATTAATCTTGATTCcaaaaaacaaactacacaTAAGGCTCAATGCAATGTCTCCACCAAGTCACAACAAAGTCGCACTACCTATAAGAAGCCATGTTTAATGTGTTACAATGATCATGCACTGTATTCCTGTCCAAAGTTTTTGGATGCTAATATAGACACTAAACTACACTTTATAGCTACCAACAAGTTGTGTGAGAACTGTTTACGCTCTGGACATACGTTAGAAACATGTAAGTTTGGTCCGTGTCGAAAATGTAATAGAAAACATAATACGCTAATTCATAGTGACACGTCTAATGACGCTCAAGTAATGACGCTTCATTCAAATTGCAATAATCGTGAGCCGAGAGATGTACCGACCGCGCCCGCGACCCCCGCGGTCCCCGCGGTCGACGTCCCCATGCATCGGTCTAGCACGGCACAGGTAAACAAGCCGCACATAGATAACACTCGCTATACGTTCAATAATCAATCagttaaaagtataaattctgttttattatcGACTGCTATGATTGAAATAGCGGATAATCacaataattatcatattgcACGCTGTCTTCTCGATTCAGGAAGTcaactttgttttttgtctaaggatttatgtacaaaacttAATGTTACTTTAATACAGTCCACTTGTGAAATACGAGGAATAGGTAACTCGGTTACAAACTCAACACAGATCTGTGATGTTAAAATAAGATCGCGCACCGGTGCCTATTCTACgagtttaaaatgttttgtgttgCCTTACATTTCATGTACATTGCCGGCGGTTGCATATGATCAAAACGAACTATTCATCCCTGAACATATACAGCTAGCCGATCCATTATTTTACGAGTCCCACAATATTGACATTTTGATTGGCGCAGAAATATTTTGGGATTTATTATGCGAAGGTAAAATAAGGTTACCAAATGGCCCAGTTttacaaaacacaaaattagGTTGGATAATTTCAGGGCCTATACACAGTAATACGCACAATATTGATAGGTCTTTCCAATGTAATTTTTCGCACGCTATTGAAATACAATTACGGCAGTTTTGGGAACTAGAGGAACTGCCTAAGGCTAGTCTCACACACACGGACGACGAGCGTGCTTGCgaagaacattttattaacactACAACGCGCACAAGTGATGGAAGGTTCTGCGTACATCTGCCGCTTCAGAAGTCACCAGCTAGCCTTGGCGAGTCGTACACTCAGGCTAAAATtcgttttttagttttagaaaGACGCCTCGAACgtaatattacttataaaaaattatacactgATTTCATACATGAATACCTTGATTTGGGTCATATGAAAAAGGTAAGTTCATATGGAACaccacattattttttaccacaCCATGGTGTATATCGGGAGCATAGCTCTTCAACCCGATTGAGAGTAGTCTTTGACGGAAGTGCTGCTACTAGTAATGGAGTATCCTTAAATGACATTCAGCTTGTCGGGCCGCCACTACAAAGTGaactatttgatattttattgcgGTTTAGACGATATAGGTTTACTGCGTGTgcagacatacaaaaaatgtacaggCAGTGCCTATTACATGAGTCACAACGCGACATGCAACTGATTGTCTGGCGGGATAATCCTTCTGAGCCTTTAAGTATGTACCAGCTCAACACCGTGACCTACGGCATGGCAGCGTCACCCTATCTTGCTGTTAGATGCCTCAAACAGCTGGCACTTGAGTGTACTGACCCTGATGTAAAGAGAATCATCTCTGAGGACTTTTACGTTGATGATATGATCACAGGTTGGGATGATAAACatgaattattatcattttgtaaCAAGACTTCAAAGTGTTTACAGTCCGGTTGTTTTCCATTGAGAAAATGGACATTTAACTTTCAATGTGATCAGTCATCAGGTCCGTTCAGCGCAGGTAAGGAGTTAACATTAGGTGATACTGTTCAGTGCAAGACTTTGGGTTTAGGATGGTACAACACTAgtgatgaattttattttaatacgcaATTTAAGAGTGACACTAACAAGATAACAAAACGTAGTATTTTATCACACATATCTCAAATTTTTGACCCCCTTGGTTTAGTTAGtccaattataataatagtgaaaatattattacagcGACTTTGGTTATTGCAATTAGGTTGGGACGATGTGGTGCCAAGCGATGTTCTACTTACATGGACTAAGTTTGCGAACGCCCTATCGGAACTTAACACCATTCGTGTGCCTCGTCATGTTATTAACACTACTGCTACACATTCGGAGTTACACATTTTTACCGATGCATCGCAAGTAGCGTACGGCGCTTGTATTTACGTACGCTCAGTCAGCAGTGACAATAATTCATTGGTGAGACTGTTGTGCTCAAAAAGCAAGGTTGCTCCTTTGAAGCCCGTTAGTATTCCGCGGCTAGAATTATGCGGAGCTTTATTAGGTGCAAGGCTATACGACAAAGTGAATAAGGCACttcatttacaatttaaaaatattatgttttggaCTGACTCAACAATTGTACTAGGCTGGTTACACATGCCACCTAACTTACAAAAaacttttgtacaaaataggACATCAGAAATACATGAGTTGACGAGGGAACTTCCTTGGCGTCATGTAAGTGGAAAAAATAATCCAGCTGATTTAGTGTCCCGCGGTATGTCGCTAGAAGATCTCTCAACTTCTACGTTATGGTGGGAAGGCCCGGCCTATCTTCGCCAGCCCGATTTTAGATGCGATCTGGTGCCTTCATTTATAAATGGTTTGCCTGATGAGTTACCAGAGTTAAAATCGGGCGTGACGCTTTCTGCTGTGCCTGATAAAGTTTCCGAGTCTTCCTTGTTTCCCTTCTATAGATTTTCTCAATTTAATCGCATGAGACGCGCTGTCGCATACGTAAAtcggtttatttataattcacgCAATACTAATAACCCGCGATCAGGCGTCCTATGTGTCGATGAATTGAGAGAGTCTGATATAACTTTAGCTAGGCTGTCTCAATTGGAATCTTTTCCAGTTGAATACATGTCgcttactaaaaataattgtttaggaCATAAACACAATTTAGCAAagctaagtttatttattgatcacaataaattaatacgtgTAGGTGGTCGTATTTCCAATTCACAAATTTTCTCGTTGGATAAAAAACATCCAATACTCATATCTGGTAGCCATCCTTTTGCTACTTTGCTATTTCGGTATGAGCACACCCGTTTGTTACATGCAGCTCCACAAGCGCTTTTATACAATTTGCGAGAGACCTGGTGGCCTATTAGTGGTAGGAATCTTGCTAGGAAAGTGGTACATAATTGTATTGTTTGCAAGCGGTTAAGGGGAAAAACTCCAACTCCTTTAATGGGGAATTTACCAATGGAACGTTTGGACGCTACTTTTCCTTTTATGCGTTGTGGTGTCGATTACGCCGGGCCAATGCTCATGCTAAATCGTAGGGGTAAAGGTTCGAGGActacaaaatgttatatttgtatttttatttgtttcgtgACTCGTGCCATTCACTTGGAGCTAGTCAGTGACTTGTCCACTGAAGGGTATTTACTTgcattaaaaagatttatatccAGACGTGGCAAACCTTTAGAAATATTCTCCGACAACGGTAGAAATTTTGTTGGGcttatgaatgaatttaaaaagtttataaataattgctCATCGGAGATAATAGATTACGCAATAAGTCAAAATATCAAGTTTACTTTTCTTCCTCCATATTCTCCTAATTTTGGTGGTTTGTGGGAGGCTGGAGTGAAATCCTGTAAGTATCATTTACGACGTGTCGTAGGAAATGCACACTTAACCTTTGAGGAGTTTAGCACGGTTTTGGTTCAGATTGAAGCCGTTTTGAATTCCCGTCCCCTTAGTCCTATGTCCACAGATCCGCAAGACTTCACTCCTTTGAGCCCAGCTCACTTTTTGCTTGGCCGTCCACTTACTGCGCCTGCTTGTGAAGACGTGACTGAAATTTCGACGAATCGTCTTACTCGCTATCAACGTGTGGAACAGATTCGCCAGCATTTCTGGTCCAGATGGGCTAAAGAATATGTTTCTGAACTACAAGCAAGGACCAAGAGAACAAAGGATGATACTCCGTTGAAGCCCGGAATGCTCGTCGTTATCAAGGATGATAATTTGCCGCCTTTGAAGTGGCATCTTGGACGAATCATCGACATCTTCCCAGGAAAGGATGGCGTTGCAAGAGTGGCAGACATACGGACTTCGACGGGCATTGTCAAACGATCGGTACAGCAAGATATGTCCTTTGCTCGAGTAGCAGAGAACACATTGAAAGCACGAGCTTCCAAGGCCGGGGGCAtgttggagcatatatacataaataaagaatattaa